The DNA window GTCCAAGGTTCATCCCTGTCAAGTCCCAAAAGAGACCGGTAATCAGATAACAACCGATGACGTCGGGAAATGCCCGACTCTGACATTGCAATCTCCCGGGGTAAACGCCATTGCCCGTCCTGGGTTGGCATTTCTATGCTTGGCAATACCTTTTCAAAGAAAGTCTCCGTTTGCGAAAATACCTCTATGAATTTGCGGTGAACGCGGCCGGCAGGATCATCCCTTCTCGGACGGCTCTCGGCCAGGCTCCTCAGTGTGTATATTTGATTATCAGGGGGAACCTTGCTGCAAAGGGATTTAACGAGAGCAAGAATAGCCTCTTTTGATCTGCCAGGGGCATTAGTGAGCGCCTGTCCTCCCGAGAGGTTGATGACTTCAGCTGCGGTTCGAACTATGAACCACCCCTTGTGAGCATCACATAAAGGGGTTTGAAAAATATCTATAATGAGATCGATATCTAAACCATCGGTCTCGGGAAGTAGGGCATAGAAGCCGCCATCGACATTTTCAATTTTGGATGATTCAATTGCGCTTGCTAATTTCAGGATCTGTTTGGATGGAGAAGGGCGGCCCAGAATTTCAAACACAAGGTCATGGGATATATTCCAGACACTTGGTGCTATATTATAAATTAATTTGAAGTCATCCAGTGCTCCTTTTTCTTCAATTGGCGCTATTAGTCCCTGCAGTTTTTCGTTGGGCAGGAGCAGCAGTTTTTCAGGAGCGATTCCTGAATTATGACCGCAAAGGGGGAGCCATGACGCACGTTTTAATAGATCGCGCAACGAAGAATCAGAAGGTAGGAACACAAGATTTTCACTCTCGTTACGAAGGGCAGAAACGATTTCTCCGGCAAACCGATGAGGTTTATGGCTTGTCAGCATTGCTTTCAGGATGCCGTTTTCGTCAAGAACAGGTACATCAAAATAGAGATCCACTACCTCCGGATCAGGGTCAAGAAGAAGTATTTCGCTTTCCAGTTCTTCGGGTAAATTTATATCACTCACGGCCCGTAATACGCCTTCCTTAAAAGCCCCCCGGCTGCCTCCGCGCATTCTATGCAGGGGCATTCGTTTCCACCGCAAGCGATTCTCAGATGAAGCGGAATGGAGATGTCTCAGCAAGTGAATTGCATCCTCCTTGTGCAGCTCGGACCATTCCACCAAAGAGTCCAGGCTTTCCGCCAATAATTCGTGCAAAACCCCGAAATCAATCGCCGTGACTTGAAGCTCCTGGACCAACGCGTGAGGAAGGGGCTCAATGAGCGAAGCTTCAATCGCGCGCCATTGCTCCTGGAGAAGTCGAAGCAGTATATTCAAGGTTTTATTATTATTAATTTTATCTGAGTGTTGGCTTCGTACATAAAAGAGTCTTTGCCTTTCTTGAGAGGCCTTAGTGCTTCCGGTCAGAAGAGCAAAGATCGCGTTATAAATAATCGGGTCGCTTTTATATTCTGAACCAGCTATCCGTTTGAGAAGCGCTTTTCTCTTTTCAGGATCCTTGTTGACGGATTCAGTTGATTTAACCGTAACCGCCAGTTCCTGTTCGACAGGGTAGGGGAGATTCGCAGCCATCCCTACGGCTTTATTAATAAGCCAAATATCTACTCCAAGCGCTTCTGCCAGTTCCGTGCCTGCCTTTCTCGGGTCCGAGGGCAAATCCGTTATTTCCTGGTCTTCGCTTATCTCGCTTGCCTGCTTGGCAAACACTCTATGCTTTTCCATCTGCCGCTTCAGATCATAAATGGACCATGCATCGTCAATGTCCTTTGGAAGTCTTCGAGCCCGGAGCAGCGGTAGTTTATTCAGTTCCGGGTCTATGTCATTGATCCCTCTTAAAGCGATAAGGACTTCGGCAAGCATGAGACGGGAATTTCGCGCACGCTGGGAGGACTGGCTGTCCTCCATCATTCGCCTGGCGATATCTAGCAATGCTTTATCGATGCTCTGAGCATCGGGATGGCTTTCGCCAGCCATCTCTGGATTGCGCCCAAGGGGTACAGGAAAAAAACCCGGCCCTATTATCCCATTTTCGGCAAGCTCTTCCACCGCTTTTAGTGCGCCAAGTGGCGCGCTGATAAGCCACTCATTGGGAAGGACATTGAAAACTTCTACCCAAATTTCCCGCACAGGCTGCTGTTCTTCATTGCTTCCTTTTGATGTTGATCTAAGAGCTTTTTCCGCAATTTTTGAGGAAAGCCATCTCGCCACCGCATGGGTTCGTTGGTGTCCAGATTCATTTGGGTCGCCTATAATGTGACGTAACAGGCTTGCCGTCCAGGACAGCCCCTGAGAAGTCCTAAGTGCCTGGCCGGATATGCAGGAGAGCAAATGTTGAATCCATTGATAAGGCCATTTGCCTGGCACGTCTCCGAGCTGCGGGGCATCGTTTTCAATGAAGACATAGTTGCACGGGTGTTCCTTTATTTGATTTACGAAACTCATTCGGACCGTATCAGGGGCGTGATGCCAATGGGGTATTGAAAGGATTTGAATTCCATTGACTGGAAACGTTTTCCAGGCGACTCCGTTTTTACATATAATAGGAAGTAGAAATTGGGTTTTGGTAACCGCGTCTATGTTTTGTTGGACTATTTGCGAGGATAGGGTGGCTATCAGTACGGATCGGGTGGTATCTTCCGGCATATCCCGAGCCATCCTGGCAAGAATGTTCGGCAGAAGAGGGAGCAACAACTCATCCCGCAAAGCCCGGTTCCATTTCTCCCTCATCGCGCTTTCGCCGGAGGCCTGCTCCTGGGTGGTCACCCCGGGAATCGACCTTCTATCCTGGGAAGGCCAGAAATACCCATGCAGTACTAAATCCCAATAACCAGAATCAGGATTTTTGCCGACAGGTTTAACCTCCACGATATCGCTTGTCTCAGGCTGGGGATCCTCGTCTAGAGGCAAGAAAACCGCCCATCTGATACGTAATTCGGATGGTTCGCTATATGCGCCCGTTGGACGAAGGATAGTTATTGCAGCATGTCCCAATGCCTTTCGCGGCACCCAGTCGCATCGTCCTTGGCGCCATTCTTGTTCGGTTGGCCAACCCGGACTATTTCGAAGCTCCCGTAAGCGACTATGGCCGAGCGCTTCAACTCCCAGGACCGACCGGGATCGTTCTTCATTTTGAATTTGTCCCTCAAAAAAGCGTTCTTTGCCAACAGAGTCATCGTTGTAGCGACCGATCCAATCGAGGGCTTGGAAATCTGGGCGGGAGATATGAGCCTCTTGTTTTGGAGATTCTAAATTTTCCGGGGTTTTTGCACAGATTGCTTCAATGGAAGTAAGGTGACCGCACTGGGATAATAGCAGGCCAAGAGAATCTGAGCTTGAAAACCATGCAGTAATTTCTTTCGCTTGGAAACAGTGGGCCCCCAATCCATAGGTAATGTCTTTTGCACGGTCCAAATGTCCAGAATTCCGTAAAGGGATCCATTCTATAAGACCCTGGTGAAAATTTCCAAGAAGGAGGTCCGCAACCCCTATCAGCTTGTCCAGATCTTCACCTTCCACAAAGTCCCAGTCCGGGTGTATTGGATCACGCTCATCAGTTCCGCCGGTTCCCGCCCATGGGTTGACAACACCGGGTCGAAGTACGCCTTTTTCAGCGCCCAGATAGACAATTGCTTCACAAATGTGGAATACACTTTTTAGACCGATTCCAAATCTGCCGATTTTGTCTGTTTGCTCGGTTTTAGAGCCTCCCAGCGCCTTGTGCAGCGCTTCGTGGTCCTGTGCAGAAAAAGGGCCGTTGTTGGCAACAATTAAGGCAGGCCCTTTTAGGAGACTGTTGCTGGCTTCCTGCCATCCATCTTCTAAAACTGCAAACACAAGCTCGCTTGCCTCTGCATCATCTGCATTTTGGACGAGTTCCCTGAGTAGAGTCCGTCCATCACCAGCATCTTTATAGACATCTTCCAGCAACGACCTTATGGTTTTAACTTCGTCAAGTGGGCTTCGAACGATGCAGCTATTGGGGCGTGGTTCTATTCCATGGAAGGTTTTGTAAGTTTGGTGGGTATATTTTTTCATGAGTTTTTATACCTAATTGTTCACATTAATTCTTTAAAATGGTTCCCCCCATGTAAATAAAAAATCTGTTTTTGCAAAATCTTGTCAGTTAATTCCGAGCGCCTTCATTGCCGCTGTCATGGGATCCCCGTAGAAAATGGGATCCACGCGCTCCATGATATCCGCAGAGACTTCCAGAAACTGGCGTTTGTTTTCGATGGGGATCAGGGCACGACGGGCGCCGTTTTCCATGCCGATTTGCAGCGGCTCAATAAGCGAGTTCATGGCTTTTATATTGCCCTGGATGCTTAAATCCCCTAGAATCAGAAGCGCAGGGCTTGCAGAATGTTTTTTTAATGCAGAATAAATGGCCACGACAAGTGCCACGCCGGCATTACAGGATATATGGTTGCTTAAAAGGTCAATGGCCTCGACATGAAAATCGGTTGTTACAAATTGCTGTGCGATTCCCATCTCTACCTTGCGACCTTGGATATAGGAGAAGGCACGTTGTAACGATTCCTTCATGGCACTATCCACGCTACCGGAAATTTTCAACTTCCCGGTACCAGTTGAGCAACCCACTTCCAGGCGGTAGAGTCCCACTTTCCCGTCAACATCCACAGAAGCGGTATAAACCGATCCCGGGCTCAAGGGATCCGTTGCAATCAGATCCCGGCCGCCTTCTTCGGCTACCCCGACAAAACGCTCATCACGGGTTTCATTATCAATGTAGGAAAAAGAAGTCTGGTAATATTCAAAAGATCCCATCTTTTTCAACTGTTCTTTAACGCGCCTGCGGCCCTCCAGGGCAATGTCGACCAGTTCTGCCATTTCATCTTTGTTCAGTTCCCCATGGGGGTAGACCAGCTTGATCAGCCCGGAAATGCTTTTACGCACAGCCTTGACATCCCGGGCGTTTAAATGGCTCCCAAAGGAAAAATACCGATCCACCATTTCCGTATAGTTATGCCGGCGAAGCTCGCGCATGGCTTCCGCCAGATAGTCGACCACGAATCCATAATGATCCGTGAAATAGTGGATTTGCATTTTGGGAACTTCCCAGCCGGGAATATAAAAATGCAATCGATCCAGAAATGCCATATCTTCCCGGATAACATCCGGCAGTGGCAGGAACAGGTGGGAGGATTTTACCATCACTTCAACCGGCTGGTTGGTGTTTCCGAAAAAAGCGATGGAGGCCATGCCGGACAGAAATTCCTTGCCTCGGGCGAAGGAACCGGATTCGCAATACGTTTTAAGGGTAGTAATGACTTCCTTTGGCATTTTCTGAAGGTCAGCGACCTCATCAAAGCCCACGGCATCCCAAATACCAACCAGTCCCATTTGTGAGGTATGCATATTATAAAAAAGATTGGGAACCGTGGTGGGCCCGGTCAACAGAATGACATAAGGGGTGATTTCCTGGTAGGCGTAGGATTTCCCTGTGCCCCTGGGGCCCAGTTCAATCATGTTGAAATTTTTCTCGCACAAAGGAATCAAGCGGGCCAGCAGGTGCAGTTTCAGCCGCCGATCAAAATGCGTCGGCTCAAGACCGATGCTTCGGATTAACAAGTCGATCCATTCATCTGAGCTGAATTCTTGCCGGCACTGCTTATAGGTATCCAGATCGAATGTGGCCAGTTGAATGGGCTGCAATTTTTCGATCCAGAAAGGACTGCGCCTCCCCTTAGCCTCTTCGTCAAACTCGTGTTTGATTTCCGCCTGCGCCCAGATCCCCCCGACCAAAAGCCGATCATACTCTCTGATGTAGTGTTCGGGGATATGGACGTATTTATGGCCGAAATTGACGAACTCGGCCCAGTATTTGTCATCTTGGGACAAATAGCGCACTTTGACTTTGTCAATGAGAGTGTGCCGGCCTTGTTCCCTGACAGCTGCCTGGGTCTTATTTGCTTCATCAGGACGAATAAAGTTTTCCACCAGGGTTGAATTGACGACCTGCAGCCCGGCTTCTATCGCCATGGGATCATCAGTTGCACAATATTTGCCCAGCAAGAATTCCAGCACAAATACCGGCACATTGGCGCCGACTTTCACTTTTCGCACCAAGTCTTTCCGCACCACCTTGCCGGCAAAGACTGATGTGGCTTTTTGATCAAGCTCAGACATAATCAATTCTCCCTTATATGGCGATATCCACGGGGATTCCCTTTAATCTGCCGATATCTGTATCAGATGCTGCATCCAAAACATGTATTGAAATATTTTCCAAGACCTCATCTGTTGTCAGCATCAGCGTGATGGGATTCGGTTCTTCTCTTTTAAGCGCGATGTTTTTTGTGGCTGCGTCAAATCCGTAAGAGGCCATCACCGGTTCGCCGACCTCTTTGCGGCCGGATTTAACAACTATCCGCACTTTTATCTCATCTGCCGCAAACAGCCCGGTTTCCTTGTAAATTGCATTTATGGAGAAAAACCGGTTGGTAATCTTGGCTGTTCCCAATGCCAATTCCACATTTGCCTTAGCAAAGGCCTGCTCGGCCATTTTCTGCTTTAAGTGGATGACCGGGATAATCATTTCCTGTAGCGAAATGCCGCCATGGCAATAAGCCTTGTTAGCGCCTTTGGATTTAAAACATGCAAGACTGCGGGGAAAAGCCAGTTCCAAATCACCGCCAAGACCTAATTGATCTGATGACACCCGGAAGTAACCTTCACTGTTTTTGCCACCGCTGCCAATCCAAACCCGTCCATGGAGTTCCACATTTTTTTCGTCCGGCGGATCCATCCGCTGGCCGCCTTCCATGGCCTCACCAAATAAGTGGCCATGATCTGCGGTGACCACAATTTCCTCAATTCCCAGTGCTGCAAGGCGCCGAATCCCCTTGCTCAATCTCGATAAAACCTCTTCCATAAAAATGCGAACTTCCTCATCGCCTTCGCCTTCTTCGGCCCATCGATCCAGCTCTTGAGAGGTCACCATCACCCAGGGGGCATCCTGGATTTCTTCCTGGATCTTTTTTGAAGGCTTAATGATCTGGTTGAGTTTGCATACGAAAGGAGGGACGCTAAGCTTGTTCTGTAAGTATTTTATCCGATCAGACCGGTTTTTGATTGTTGTGCCATTGATTTCAACGGCAAGCTTGCCGCCGGAGGTTTTTGTCAGGCTCATGCCTTTGTCTGCCTCAGGAAGCAGGGCCGGCATTCCTACGGACGTGATAGATGGTAGCATGGACAGGGCGGGTTGAATGTCTAAATCAAACTCCGGTTGTAGGCTCTCAGCCAGCTCGCTGCCCATTTCAAAACGAAGGGCATCCACCAAAACATAAGCCACCTTGTTGTTTTTTTTTATTTTCGGTTCGATGAATTGGCTGAATATGGCATCCTGGCTCAGCCAGCTGCGTATTTGAAAATCCGCATTAATCATTGACCCGGTAAAGGCTTCTATTTCCGTTTCTATCGTGCGGGTGTAATCGTTTCGAACAAGGGTGATAACATTTTGCAGATTTTCGTGTTCGCCGGCCAGATCAATATCAAACAGGGCATAATGATGTTCAAGGCGGCGATAATAGGTATCAACCATTTGCCAGGCATTATCGCTGTCCACGTACCGATTGGCCATGCTCGCCGGATCTTTACCAATGGTCGGGATTTCCTCACGTATGGCTTTTCCTGTTAAGATCACGCGGGCCGCATTTTCAATGATTGCCCATCGAAGCTGATTCCTGGGTTGATGGATAGACCAGAATGCGCTCCTTCGTTTAGCAGCAGTATCAAGTGCGGTTTCCGGATCCTTTGCCAGCAGGCAGGCTTCAGCATATGTCATAAGCTGCTTTTCAATAGCAGGAAACGTCTCCGCTTTTAAAAGCTGGTCCAGCGTATCTGCTGTCACAAGCGTAATTTCTTTTAACCCGATTTGGCTTTCCACCTGTTTGGCAGTATTGATGTAGGCATCGCGCAAGTCCGCTCGGTTCCGCCAGGTTTGGCAGATATTTTGAGCGGCTTTGATTTGGCCGGGTGCCTCGGGTAGTTGAATAAAGCCAAGGGCCTCCGGGCGATCCTTTTCGGGTATCCCGGAAAGGATCTCGGTAAGCAGCAAATGCTTGTTCAAGCTTTGCCGCAATGAATTTGGATCCGCTTCTGCGGTGAACTCAAAGCCAAGTATCTTCTTCAGAAAGGACTTGATCTCAGGCAGGGCATTTTTCGCTGTGATGGCCGCATCATACTGGTCCGATGCAGCAAAGCAAAGAATTACCGTTTCCGGGGCGGTGGCATTAAATATCAGCTTGATTACCGAAGATCCGACATTTTCCACTTCCTCTGCAATGTTGTCGAGCTCGGCAATGCTCAATATGCCTTCGTTGATCTGTTGACATATTTTTTCAACCTGGTCGGGGGCAATACTGCTAAATACGCTGTCAGCAATCGCCCTTAAGCGGGTGTTGTTTTCCACAATGCCGGCACCGGGCTCCATGATCGTGCCAGCGGCTTCAGACTCGACAAGCGCGTTTTGAGTTTCATGCCGGGAAATGGGCACATATATCAGAAGCTTTGGGGGGATATCACAGTGCCTGACCGGACGATCCTCGGAATTTAAAAACTCGATATAGTCTTCAATTTCCTTGCGCAGCTGAAAGAAGCTGTTACGAAAACAAAGCAAAGCAGTATCCGGTGGTGCCAGGCTCCCTGCAAGCTCTTTATATGCCTTTTCAGGGTCATACCAGACCACGATCCCTTTTTCTTTCACCTGCTTTTCAAGCATTGCGCGTAAATATTCAGTGATTTTGCCCATTTATTTTCCCGGTTCCATGTGTGTGTGCTTGATGGTCATATTCATTCCGAAGCCTAGTGCTCAGGGTAGTCCATACATTTAATAACGTATTAGTGGTCCGTTTAATACGCTATTGAAATTCAATCCTACGCTATTAAAATCGTACCGGGTAAGTTGCAGGTAACAATTTACTTGGTTAAATTGTATTCCCTTACAGGCGTTTATTTGATTTTTCGCCAGCGGCTGTAGCGGCCTTTGCCTATCGGTTCCACCTTGTTTTCCTTTCGCAGCCGCTGGAGCAGCGCACGTATCCAGTCCCTGCCTACATCCGGGCAGGCTTCTTCAAGATCAGACAGGGAAAAATCCCCAATAAAACCCTCGATTGCATTCTGGACAATATCGGCTTTGCTGCCGCGCCCCTTTGAAAGTCGTCCAAGCCGGCTTTCAAATTCCTTATAAGCGGCCAGGATGGTGGAAATGATGTATTCCATCCAGGGCATGATGTCGTGCTGTCCTTCATGCCAACCCTGGGAGGAGCGGTACAGCGTGTCATAATAAGAATCTTTGGTTTGTTCCACGATCCGTTCCAGGCTGATGTATCGCGCGACTTCAAAATCATGATAGTAGAGGAGCAAGACCGTCAAAAGCCGGGCCATGCGGCCGTTTCCATCCAGAAATGGATGGATGCAAAGAAAATCAAAACTGTACAGGGCAATGAGAATCAGCGGGTCAACGACCTGTTGTTTTCGTGCATCATCAAACCTTTGATGCAAAGCCTCCATAAATTCAGGGGTCTGGAACGGCTCCACGGGTGTGAAGCGGATCCTTCGGGTCCCATCCGAGTTGGTCTCGGTGATTTGATTCTGTACGGATTTCCAGCGCCCGCCCTCCTTGCCTGCATATTTCATCAGGTCCCGGTGCACCTGCAGCACCATGTTTACGGTAAAGGGGATGTTGCGATGATTGCTGTGGATGGTATTCAGAACGTCGCGGTATCCGGCAATTTCTGCTTCGGGCCGGTTTTCCGGGGTGGTTTTTTCCTCCACCAGGTCCTTGATCCGTTGGTACTCAGCCGTGATGCCTTCCAGGCGGTTGGACGATTCGGTACTCTGGATAATGGCCACGTGCAGCAGGTTTTCAAGCATCTGGGGCGCCTGCTGCTTGTAAAGGTCCTGTTTCCCTTTATGCTCGCCGATTTGACGGATCGCCGAGACCAGATAATGCGGTATCTGGAGATTGGCCAGATAGTTTGGATCAAAGGAATGCACGGGTTCAGCCCTTGAATTGGTAATGGTTGTCAATAATTATTCATCATACAGTTCTTCCAGCCCGTGAGCGATCGCAAAGGATTTATTGGTCAGGCATTTTTTCTTAACCCGATCCGGCCAGTGGTCCATTGCCTGATAAGCCCAGTCATAATCGCCGCGCTCAAGCGCCTGCCAGGCCTTTTTGGGCTCGGCCTGCCAGGAAGGAATCAGTTCCCAAATGGGGGCCATGTTCAGTAGCACCCCGTCGTCAATATGATGGCGATAGCCGCGCTCTTCAGTGA is part of the Desulfosalsimonas propionicica genome and encodes:
- a CDS encoding sacsin N-terminal ATP-binding-like domain-containing protein; protein product: MKKYTHQTYKTFHGIEPRPNSCIVRSPLDEVKTIRSLLEDVYKDAGDGRTLLRELVQNADDAEASELVFAVLEDGWQEASNSLLKGPALIVANNGPFSAQDHEALHKALGGSKTEQTDKIGRFGIGLKSVFHICEAIVYLGAEKGVLRPGVVNPWAGTGGTDERDPIHPDWDFVEGEDLDKLIGVADLLLGNFHQGLIEWIPLRNSGHLDRAKDITYGLGAHCFQAKEITAWFSSSDSLGLLLSQCGHLTSIEAICAKTPENLESPKQEAHISRPDFQALDWIGRYNDDSVGKERFFEGQIQNEERSRSVLGVEALGHSRLRELRNSPGWPTEQEWRQGRCDWVPRKALGHAAITILRPTGAYSEPSELRIRWAVFLPLDEDPQPETSDIVEVKPVGKNPDSGYWDLVLHGYFWPSQDRRSIPGVTTQEQASGESAMREKWNRALRDELLLPLLPNILARMARDMPEDTTRSVLIATLSSQIVQQNIDAVTKTQFLLPIICKNGVAWKTFPVNGIQILSIPHWHHAPDTVRMSFVNQIKEHPCNYVFIENDAPQLGDVPGKWPYQWIQHLLSCISGQALRTSQGLSWTASLLRHIIGDPNESGHQRTHAVARWLSSKIAEKALRSTSKGSNEEQQPVREIWVEVFNVLPNEWLISAPLGALKAVEELAENGIIGPGFFPVPLGRNPEMAGESHPDAQSIDKALLDIARRMMEDSQSSQRARNSRLMLAEVLIALRGINDIDPELNKLPLLRARRLPKDIDDAWSIYDLKRQMEKHRVFAKQASEISEDQEITDLPSDPRKAGTELAEALGVDIWLINKAVGMAANLPYPVEQELAVTVKSTESVNKDPEKRKALLKRIAGSEYKSDPIIYNAIFALLTGSTKASQERQRLFYVRSQHSDKINNNKTLNILLRLLQEQWRAIEASLIEPLPHALVQELQVTAIDFGVLHELLAESLDSLVEWSELHKEDAIHLLRHLHSASSENRLRWKRMPLHRMRGGSRGAFKEGVLRAVSDINLPEELESEILLLDPDPEVVDLYFDVPVLDENGILKAMLTSHKPHRFAGEIVSALRNESENLVFLPSDSSLRDLLKRASWLPLCGHNSGIAPEKLLLLPNEKLQGLIAPIEEKGALDDFKLIYNIAPSVWNISHDLVFEILGRPSPSKQILKLASAIESSKIENVDGGFYALLPETDGLDIDLIIDIFQTPLCDAHKGWFIVRTAAEVINLSGGQALTNAPGRSKEAILALVKSLCSKVPPDNQIYTLRSLAESRPRRDDPAGRVHRKFIEVFSQTETFFEKVLPSIEMPTQDGQWRLPREIAMSESGISRRHRLLSDYRSLLGLDRDEPWTTQRQTEHTPASGSVDTLRQYFSHWSNRVPKGAVGSFLSLLGNGHQDGILELAQEWLGDDVSVEGMRAPIEGETDIGKSIKIRVSGIATGQRVRVMNLLGQEIEMELGAENEMIFATDPELRRSALGRYWIIILRDPKPEHRTQQELLELLGNSVEWWAKRVLNIEIQQVRQWWTKWGTGSQAYIGPVQASILAHLPQTFYQLDVRECAELRDALKNAQRAQRRREQAPSAQLNKAIRDERSALEKLGSLVRNEPEYQKFIWYRMQELMKRFGYTESSVLLELSQNADDALAQSAEISGTDLPAEVQCLFIRVNRYDDKPEIEIKHYGRPINETGGTGFPAGPERQWDQDLYFMMLLNLSGKPGETPGQSSSSSTTGRFGLGFKSVHLVSEMPSVISGFLAFTIKGGILPVEQALPEETDRQPINGHPPTIIKLPLREDLDESELLNGIFKNFHYARAFLPAFSRQIRKVVIEGGPRPGISTFEGQQIDGAPGWSLAKDPVTLPETDGRWRILRFCPREAGNSKGTEAVIIGLKHDRPKALPMDMPFLWNVTPTSESWGCGYAVNGPFKLDPGRAHVALEDEKTRRVFDLLGETLGKSLLNLHDALENRKDNPLNGPPKGNESIEFLSALWKILASGIDNRDQLRKELLLSLHGDGRGISGWMRARSIVPSGLPEPFLPRLPVLNDNTQVEMASEGLDSPAICRAISQIDDITAIARSHVVASEEIVQLLQPFLSAAVKEFSPADLFHELAESWNYTLTPERHHGLRPLAEGVIWEQIQESATGQPWYSKLNARSLDGNFSPLRKLLLPPTAIQVETEAVDQDEFLRAAFAPQYSILDPEYIVCREDLEIFLRLRARHEIDAAVMASWYTNLTGDHRHEALKYLLDGRLQKEILEKLIPHHSRPVWLSEYEQVRSMLAALNREDHWQSRQLLAALFPTRFQEIPEEIPEGRTLPEANRLTFFERFRLWWNDPHNRDRVIDAYETKAWPDWLRHHGISYGLQNDSKDHWLALFVLGACRSLGLTQRSHHRNFAEFIKREGWWEIFKNPDETTAWMDLLRIWQDRSQEKLEYLRWMSLFPAIYQLSRHLETYKRLIRSAERRPAELYRVSCLLAPRVDEALTGAGQQFDAPPAPLNFGLHWILRELVRMNILEGNHLLPDCWVPSDQIVRFLCPLGLETIDSGVPNRDKAKAIYDFLKSELDTATPNLHKAFDIPFCYIAENHQLQQELGLEV
- the brxL gene encoding protease Lon-related BREX system protein BrxL, whose protein sequence is MSELDQKATSVFAGKVVRKDLVRKVKVGANVPVFVLEFLLGKYCATDDPMAIEAGLQVVNSTLVENFIRPDEANKTQAAVREQGRHTLIDKVKVRYLSQDDKYWAEFVNFGHKYVHIPEHYIREYDRLLVGGIWAQAEIKHEFDEEAKGRRSPFWIEKLQPIQLATFDLDTYKQCRQEFSSDEWIDLLIRSIGLEPTHFDRRLKLHLLARLIPLCEKNFNMIELGPRGTGKSYAYQEITPYVILLTGPTTVPNLFYNMHTSQMGLVGIWDAVGFDEVADLQKMPKEVITTLKTYCESGSFARGKEFLSGMASIAFFGNTNQPVEVMVKSSHLFLPLPDVIREDMAFLDRLHFYIPGWEVPKMQIHYFTDHYGFVVDYLAEAMRELRRHNYTEMVDRYFSFGSHLNARDVKAVRKSISGLIKLVYPHGELNKDEMAELVDIALEGRRRVKEQLKKMGSFEYYQTSFSYIDNETRDERFVGVAEEGGRDLIATDPLSPGSVYTASVDVDGKVGLYRLEVGCSTGTGKLKISGSVDSAMKESLQRAFSYIQGRKVEMGIAQQFVTTDFHVEAIDLLSNHISCNAGVALVVAIYSALKKHSASPALLILGDLSIQGNIKAMNSLIEPLQIGMENGARRALIPIENKRQFLEVSADIMERVDPIFYGDPMTAAMKALGIN
- a CDS encoding PglZ domain-containing protein, which codes for MENNTRLRAIADSVFSSIAPDQVEKICQQINEGILSIAELDNIAEEVENVGSSVIKLIFNATAPETVILCFAASDQYDAAITAKNALPEIKSFLKKILGFEFTAEADPNSLRQSLNKHLLLTEILSGIPEKDRPEALGFIQLPEAPGQIKAAQNICQTWRNRADLRDAYINTAKQVESQIGLKEITLVTADTLDQLLKAETFPAIEKQLMTYAEACLLAKDPETALDTAAKRRSAFWSIHQPRNQLRWAIIENAARVILTGKAIREEIPTIGKDPASMANRYVDSDNAWQMVDTYYRRLEHHYALFDIDLAGEHENLQNVITLVRNDYTRTIETEIEAFTGSMINADFQIRSWLSQDAIFSQFIEPKIKKNNKVAYVLVDALRFEMGSELAESLQPEFDLDIQPALSMLPSITSVGMPALLPEADKGMSLTKTSGGKLAVEINGTTIKNRSDRIKYLQNKLSVPPFVCKLNQIIKPSKKIQEEIQDAPWVMVTSQELDRWAEEGEGDEEVRIFMEEVLSRLSKGIRRLAALGIEEIVVTADHGHLFGEAMEGGQRMDPPDEKNVELHGRVWIGSGGKNSEGYFRVSSDQLGLGGDLELAFPRSLACFKSKGANKAYCHGGISLQEMIIPVIHLKQKMAEQAFAKANVELALGTAKITNRFFSINAIYKETGLFAADEIKVRIVVKSGRKEVGEPVMASYGFDAATKNIALKREEPNPITLMLTTDEVLENISIHVLDAASDTDIGRLKGIPVDIAI
- a CDS encoding Fic family protein; translated protein: MTTITNSRAEPVHSFDPNYLANLQIPHYLVSAIRQIGEHKGKQDLYKQQAPQMLENLLHVAIIQSTESSNRLEGITAEYQRIKDLVEEKTTPENRPEAEIAGYRDVLNTIHSNHRNIPFTVNMVLQVHRDLMKYAGKEGGRWKSVQNQITETNSDGTRRIRFTPVEPFQTPEFMEALHQRFDDARKQQVVDPLILIALYSFDFLCIHPFLDGNGRMARLLTVLLLYYHDFEVARYISLERIVEQTKDSYYDTLYRSSQGWHEGQHDIMPWMEYIISTILAAYKEFESRLGRLSKGRGSKADIVQNAIEGFIGDFSLSDLEEACPDVGRDWIRALLQRLRKENKVEPIGKGRYSRWRKIK